A genomic window from Babylonia areolata isolate BAREFJ2019XMU chromosome 9, ASM4173473v1, whole genome shotgun sequence includes:
- the LOC143285715 gene encoding uncharacterized protein LOC143285715 produces the protein MPRAFLIKKKGRLEAQGVQCEGEMNNNTQLGARCLEDKENMEDRVAVETQEEEAGRKERRKEERSEVPVCRTDQSPLSPVSCSDDQTSPIPCHLSLRVDKEQQFPTDLSIKSAIFSSASSGQYVTPVSSSPVTSQQATCASGQPGGHNAVLCPSSMSASAGERGVREETLPANDWKPCKRPSDFSTAFLLSHHSAPKRPRSPCQVPISSLCPSRLAPLAAVSPSASQVGEGRRQPDRFHEEDSWNKSLHDGRDVPVHPQHLIISSPSKLLAPCLSMATCMEYQHISPMLASAYQMSRNREDRVSTSSSLDPPSPGHDNERCFPSPLGLRREEGPSAFRRNSIKMARELSWTRRDLEEANISPPTIFMNRRQDLSPQERKELSPSPRDSVFTSAHELLSPSALHARLTAGESRRASSTSPTHSERTSSGCGSPSDTSVGSPLSQTPRQPGGLTWGQPPSPFMPHNLSSHPHHPFVHMGLRYFPGMPMPSGLTKPLSDMPLPFSYVKSLPEGLKSAFRSPRPPFVHPAAAAYYSSLRTSMSLHSTGMDGMGKISPRDNVSQHGADRMDMHKPLRKESVDSLSVFQSLPSSLHPPHIPAAGGAIISPQPSPKSLLQDGVPGRPLNLTDLPHGLSVPSTAAIVVDNRGLKAHAKDREPVRYQCEACSKSYSTFSGLSKHKQFHCTAQLKKEFSCKHCDKTYVSLGALKMHIRTHTLPCKCTVCGKAFSRPWLLQGHLRTHTGEKPFSCPHCARAFADRSNLRAHLQTHSDVKKYSCRHCSKTFSRMSLLLKHEDSCRNNTI, from the exons ATGCCTCGCGCCTTCTTGATCAAGAAAAAAGGGCGCCTGGAGGCCCAGGGTGTACAGTGCGAGGGAgagatgaacaacaacacacaacttgGTGCCCGCTGTCTGGAAGACAAGGAGAACATGGAGGATCGTGTGGCCGTGGAAACACAGGAGGAGGAAGCAGGgcgaaaggagaggaggaaggaggagcgGTCAGAGGTACCGGTCTGCAGGACTGACCAGTCGCCGTTGTCGCCGGTTTCTTGTTCAG acgaCCAGACCTCACCCATTCCCTGTCATCTGTCACTACGTGTTGACAAAGAACAGCAGTTCCCTACTGACCTCAGTATCAAGTCCGCCATCTTTTCCTCAGCTTCCTCTGGCCAGTACGTCACGCCAGTTTCGTCGTCACCAGTGACGTCACAGCAGGCAACCTGTGCCAGCGGTCAGCCAGGTGGGCACAACGCTGTGCTCTGCCCTTCATCCATGTCCGCGTCTGCCGGGGAAAGGGGGGTCCGTGAGGAAACACTGCCAGCTAACGACTGGAAACCGTGCAAGCGACCTTCAGATTTCAGCACTGCTTTCCTGTTGAGTCACCACTCGGCGCCTAAGCGTCCCCGGTCCCCTTGCCAGGTCCCCATCTCCTCACTGTGTCCCTCCCGCCTTGCTCCCCTTGCTGCTGTCTCACCTTCAGCTTCacaggtgggggaagggaggagacagCCGGACAGGTTTCACGAGGAAGACAGCTGGAATAAATCGTTGCATGACGGCAGAGATGTACCTGTACACCCACAACACCTGATCATTTCCTCACCTTCCAAGCTCTTGGcgccctgtctgtccatggcCACTTGCATGGAGTACCAGCACATCAGTCCCATGCTGGCATCAGCCTATCAAATGAGCCGTAACAGAGAGGACCGAgtgtccacctcctcttccttagACCCTCCGAGTCCGGGTCATGACAACGAGCGCTGCTTTCCCTCACCACTGGGGCTTCGTCGTGAAGAGGGACCGTCCGCATTTCGAAGAAACAGCATCAAGATGGCTAGGGAGCTGTCCTGGACAAGGAGAGATTTGGAGGAGGCAAATATATCACCACCAACGATTTTTATGAACAGACGCCAGGACCTGTCCCCACAAGAGAGAAAAGAACTGTCACCATCACCCAGAGACTCAGTGTTCACCTCCGCACACGAGCTGCTGTCTCCCTCAGCACTGCACGCCAGGCTGACAGCGGGGGAGTCCCGGCGTGCCAGCAGCACGTCTCCCACTCACAGTGAACGCACGTCGTCAGGATGTGGGTCCCCGTCAGACACGTCTGTGGGCAGTCCACTGAGCCAGACACCCCGACAGCCTGGGGGCCTGACCTGGGGGCAGCCCCCCTCGCCATTCATGCCCCACAACctgtcttcccacccccaccacccatttGTTCACATGGGTTTGCGCTATTTCCCCGGAATGCCCATGCCTTCTGGTTTGACCAAACCTCTGTCGGACATGCCACTGCCCTTCAGCTATGTAAAGTCTTTACCGGAGGGTCTGAAGTCCGCCTTCAGAAGTCCCCGTCCACCCTTCGTTCACCCAGCGGCAGCAGCCTACTACTCCTCTTTAAGGACCTCCATGTCTCTGCACTCCACAGGCATGGACGGCATGGGAAAAATCTCACCTAGGGATAATGTCAGTCAGCATGGAGCGGACAGGATGGACATGCACAAACCCCTGAGGAAGGAGTCTgtcgattctctgtctgtcttccagtctttgCCTTCGTCACTACACCCCCCTCACATCCCCGCGGCAGGAGGGGCCATCATCTCTCCCCAGCCTTCCCCAAAGTCCTTACTGCAGGACGGTGTGCCAGGACGGCCACTCAACCTCACAGATCTGCCTCACGGTCTGAGCGTTCCTTCCACCGCCGCCATCGTTGTGGACAACAGGGGGCTGAAAGCACACGCCAAAGATCGTGAACCCGTGCGCTACCAATGCGAGGCGTGCAGCAAGAGCTACTCCACCTTCTCCGGCTTGTCCAAACATAAGCAGTTCCATTGCACAGCGCAGTTGAAGAAAGAGTTCAGCTGCAAGCACTGCGACAAGACCTACGTGTCTCTGGGGGCGCTGAAGATGCACATCCGCACGCACACGTTGCCGTGCAAGTGCACCGTGTGCGGTAAGGCCTTCTCCCGGCCCTGGCTGCTACAGGGCCACCTGAGGACTCACACCGGGGAGAAACCCTTCTCCTGCCCGCACTGTGCCCGCGCCTTTGCCGACAGATCCAACCTGAGGGCACACCTGCAGACTCACTCGGATGTGAAGAAGTACAGCTGTCGGCACTGCTCCAAGACCTTCTCCAGGATGTCGCTGCTGCTCAAGCATGAAGACAGCTGCCGTAACAACACGATCTGA